In one Brienomyrus brachyistius isolate T26 chromosome 7, BBRACH_0.4, whole genome shotgun sequence genomic region, the following are encoded:
- the LOC125746853 gene encoding cytochrome c oxidase subunit 5B, mitochondrial has translation MAARLLIRSAVRAAVTCRAAPAPALQRCMAGGIPTDEDQATGLEKIVMRSMKEGVDPYNMLKPKSYAGSKQDPHLVPSITNKRIVGCVCEEDNTTVVWFWLHAGEPQRCPSCGAHYKLVPHELPH, from the exons ATGGCAGCAAGGTTACTCATTAGGTCTGCTGTCCGCGCAGCAGTCACTTGCCGGGCAGCCCCGGCACCGGCCCTTCAGCGTTGCATGGCTGGAG GCATTCCGACTGACGAAGATCAAGCCACCGGTTTGGAGAAGATCGTAATGCGGTCGATGAAGGAGGGCGTT GATCCCTACAACATGCTGAAGCCCAAATCCTATGCAGGTTCCAAACAGGATCCACACCTGGTTCCCTCAATTACCAACAAGAGGATTGTTGGCTGTGTCT GTGAGGAAGATAACACCACCGTCGTGTGGTTCTGGTTGCATGCGGGTGAACCCCAGCGCTGCCCGTCCTGCGGTGCCCATTACAAGCTGGTGCCCCACGAGCTGCCGCACTGA